The sequence below is a genomic window from Bosea sp. F3-2.
TGGCGCGGCGATGCCGTCGCGGTCGCCAAGCGGGCGCTCAAGGCGGGCGAGATGCTGGACGGCGAGGGCGGCTACACCGTCTACGGCCGGCTGATGCCGGCGGCCGCGAGCCGAACCTGCAGCGCGCTGCCGATCGGGCTCGCCCATGGCGTCAAGCTCAAGCGCGATGTCGCAGCCGGCCAGCCGGTGACGGAAGCGGATGTGACGCTGGACGAAAGCCAACCGATCGTCTCACTTCGTCGTGAGCTCGTCGCAACGGCTTGGTGATCCGCGACGTTCCCTTCTATCTCTGGCGGGCGCGGAGGATGAGAGGGAGATGTCGATGCGGCTTGTGTCTGTAGGGCAGGTGTTCGCCGCGGGAATGCTGGCGGCACTGATTGCGGACACGGCTGCGGCCCAGCAGCGCTTCCCCTCCAGCGCCGGCGAACTCGCCGTCGAGACCGTTGCCAGCGGGTTGGAGCATCCCTGGGGCCTCGCCTTCCTGCCGGACGGGCGCAAGCTCGTCACCGAACGGCCCGGCAGGCTCAGGATCGTCGATGCGGAGGGCAAACTCTCCCGGCCGATCACCGGCGTGCCCAGCGTGGTGGCGCGCGGGCAGGGCGGGTTGCTCGGCTTGGCGCTCGACCCGGCCTTCGCGCAGAATCGCCTCGTCTACTTCTCCTTCGTCGAGCCGCGTTCGGGCGGCAGCGGCACCAGCGTCGGGCGCGGGCGCCTCAACGAGCAAGGCACGGCGCTGACCCAAGTCGAGGTGATCTTCCGGCAGATGCCGTCGATCAACTCGAACATGCATTTCGGCTCCCGCCTCGTGTTCGACAGGACAGGAGCGCTTTTCGTTACGGTCGGGGACCGCTACAGCCAGCGTAACCAGGCGCAGAACCCGGCCAATCATCTCGGCAAGGTCATCCGCATCCGCCCCGACGGCGGCGCGCCAGCCGACAACCCGAAGAAGCAGGGTTGGGCGCCCGAAATCTGGTCGATCGGCCATCGCAACGTCCAGGGCGCAGCGTTGCATCCCGAAACGGGCCGGCTCTGGACGGCCGAGCACGGCGCGCGCGGCGGTGACGAGATCAACACGCCCAAGGCCGGACTGAACTATGGCTGGCCGGTCATCACCTATGGCGTCGACTATTCCGGTGCGAAGATCGGGGAAGGGACGGCGAAACCCGGCATGGAGCAGCCGCTGTTCTACTGGGATCCGTCGATCGCGCCCTCCGGCGCGGCCTTCTATACTGGACCGGTCTGGCCGGCCTGGAAGAACTCGCTCTTCGTCGGCGCGCTTGCCGGCCAGATGCTGGTCCGGCTTTCGACACAGGGCGAGACGGTGACCGGCGAGGAGCGGCTGCTCACCACGATCGGCGAGCGCATCCGCGACGTGGTCCAGGGGCCGGACGGCTTCCTCTACCTGCTCACCGACGACGATAACGGCAAGATCCTGCGGGTGCGGCCGGCGAAGTGAAGCCGGGCGATCGATTGGCGCCGTCATTCCGGGGCGCAGCGAAGCTGCGAGCCCGGAACCCATGAACACAGGTTTAAGACAAGGAAGCGCAGCCGGAGCAGCCACACCTGGCGCGACCTGTGTTCATGGGTTCCGGGCTCAAGCGCTGCGCGCTTGCCCCGGAATGACGGCAGCGGGTCTGCTACAAACGAACTCCGCTCTCACGGCCCGCAATCCCACTCGCTTTCGACGGCGAAGACCTTGCGGGTCGAGAGGTGACCGTTCGCATCATAGAGGTCGCCGACATAGTACTCTGTGCCGGCGGCATCGCGCGTGCTGCGCTCGACCTGCAGCGACCAGCCATAGCCGAGCTGCTTGCCGCCCTGCCAGCTGCGATGGATGGCGGCCGGCGAGGCGGCAGAGAGGATGCGGGCCGTATCGCTGCTCGGGCTGCAGGTTGGGCCGGCGATCGCCGCCGCCGGGGTGAGCACGAGGCCGCAGAAGATCAATGCCGTCTTGTTCAAGGCTGGTATCCCTAGTCGGTTGGTCGGTTGAGGCGCCGGCCGGGTCGAAGCGCCGTCTGCTCAGCCCTTGGCGTGGAAGATGAAGAAGGCCCCCGCCGCGATCAGGGCGAAGCCGATGGCGTGGTTCCAGCTCAGCGATTCCTTGAGCCAGAAGACGGAGAAGCCGGCGAAGACGGTGAGGGTGACGACTTCCTGCAGCGTCTTGAGTTCCGCTGCCGAATAGACGGCGGAGCCGATGCGGTTGCCCGGGACCGCCAGCATGTATTCCGGCAGGGCGATCATCCAGCTTGCGAGGATGGCGAGCCAGATCGCGGTGCTCTTGTAGCTCAGATGTCCGTACCAGGCGAAGGTCATGAAGATGTTCGAGCCGAACAGCATCACGATCGGCAGGATATGGGCGAGGCTCAGGGAGGGCATGCCGGGAGCTTTCTTCGCGACGGCAGATGACGGGTGTTCGGCGCTGCTGTTCCGGCCGTCAGCCGAAGCGGAGCTTCATGGTGAGGATGATCAGGACGAGTAGGAGCGTCAGCGCATTGGCGGTGATGACCGGCCAGGACAGGATCTGAATGCCATAGCTCAGCCACAGCGCAGTGCCCGCGGCAAAGAGCCCCTGCGTCCACAGCGAGATCGCACGGGTGTCGCGGGTGCGGATGGTCCGCCAGGCCTGTGGCAGCCAGCACAGGCTGGTCAGCGTGGCAGCGGCAAAGCCGAGGAGCTCGATGGCGGCTGGCGACATGGCGGCGAATCGCGGGAGGAAGGTTTGCTCCCCCATAACGGAATTCGCTTCTTCGTGCCGCCATTCTCGACGGTTAACCTCCATTAACCACAGCGACCTAGCCTGCCCGAGCATCTGTCCGAATCGGTGGAGACCATGCGCGTCTATCAACTGGCCTTGCCACTCGTCCTGTTTGCTTCCGCGGCTTCGGCCCAGGGCAGTTTCCAGTCCTGCCTTGCAGGCCTCCGTTCGGAAGCGGCGGCCAAGGGCGTCTCGGGCGCGACCTTCGATCGGGCCATGGCCGGCGTCGAGCCGGACATGAAGGTCATCGAGGCGATGAACAACCAGCCGGAGTTCAAGACGCCGATCTGGGACTATCTCGGCACGCTGGTCGACGAGGAGAAGGTGGCGGAAGGACGCTCGATGATGCGTCAGCATGCTTCGACCCTTGCTGCGGCCGAGCAGCGCTTCGGCGTCGACCGCCACACCATCGCCGCGGTCTGGGGCGTCGAGAGCGATTTCGGCAAGGCGCGCGGCAAGATGCCGCTCGTGCAGGCGCTCTCGACCGGCGCCTGCCTCGCGCCGCGCCGCAACGCCTTCTTCAAGGGCGAGCTGATCGCGACGCTGCAGATCATCCAGCGCGGAGACGTGCGCCCCGAACGGCTCTTCGGTTCATGGGCCGGCGCCTTCGGCCACACCCAGTTCATCCCCTCGACCTATCTCAGGCTCGCCGTCGACGGCGATGGTGACGGGCGGCGCGACCTCGTCGACTCCATTCCCGACGCGCTGCATTCGACCGCGAATTTCATGGCCAAGGCCGGCTGGGTGACTGGCGCGACCTGGGGCTACGAGGTGCGCGTGCCCAATGGCTATTCTGGCCCGACTGGACGCAATCCCAAGCAGCCGGTCTCGACATGGGCGGCGCGCGGCATCGTAAAATACGATGGCTCGCCGCTGAACGGCACCGGCAATGCCGGCCTGCTGATGCCGGCCGGCAGCAACGGGCCGGCCTTCCTCGTCTTCAAGAACTATGATGCCGCTTACAGCTATAACGGCGCGGATTCGTACGCGCTCGCCATCTCGCTGCTCTCCGACCGGCTGCGGGGCCGGCCGGGCGTGCAGGGAGAGTGGCCGACGGACGATCTGCCGCTTTCCCGCGAACAGCGGCGCGAACTGCAGCGCCTGCTGATCGCCCGCGGCTACAATGTCGGCGAGCCGGACGGCGCGGTGGGGTCGCTGACCCGGACGGCGATCAAGGAGATCGAGGCGAAGCTCGGCATGCCCCAGACCGGGCGGCCGGGCGAGAAGGTGTTGCGCGCGCTGAAGAACGGGCGGGTTTAACCGCAGGCGAGACCACGCCGTCATTCCGGACAAGCCGCGGAGCGGCGCCGATCCGGAATCCATCATGGAGCGCTGCGCGCTACAGTGGATTCCGGGTCTGCGCTTCGCTTCGCCCGGAATGACGGTGCATTTTCCTTGGCCGGCCGATCGCTCTGCCACCTTTCCAGAAATCGGGTGGTGCCGTGCTTCGACTCTCGCGAAGCCGGTGCTCGACCACAAGGAGCAATCACATGACACGCCGCCTCATTTCCACTGGCTCGCCCTTCGAGCGCTCCTTCGGCTATTCGCGCGCCGTCATCGACGGCGATCTCGTCTTCGTCTCCGGTACGACGGGCTACGATTACGCGACCATGACGCTGCCGGAGGATGCCGCCGAGCAGGCGCGCAACATCTTCCGCACGATCAGCTCCGTGCTGGAGGAGGCCGGCTCGTCCCTGTCGCAGGCCCTGCGGGCGCAGTACTTTGTTACCGACCGCAGTTATTGCGAGCCGGTTCTGGCCGTCTGCGGCGAATTCTTCCGCGAGATCCGCCCGGCCGCCGGCATCTATGTCGTCGCCGGACTGCTCAAGCCGGAGATGAAGGTCGAGATCGAGGTGACCGCACGTCTCAAGCCGGTCTGAGCCTTCGTCGAAGAGCCCGCATGGCGGCGTCTCGGAGTATCTGATATATCTCTTGCCTGACTCGAGCGGGCCGCCAGGAGCCCGAGGGCAGCAAGAGGGATGATGCCATGCCGATTGATCGCCGTAAGCTTTTGAAAGGGACGGCCGCACTGGCTAGTTCGGCCTTCATGGCGCCGAAGAGCTTTGCCCAGGCGCGTGCCGGGATGCTGCGCTTCATTCCGTCGACGCCGCTGCCTTCGCTCGATCCGATCGTGGCGACGAGCTATGTCATCCGCAATCACGGCTACCTGATATATGATACGCTGTTCGCGACGGATGCGCAGTTCGGCATCCAGCCGCAGATGGTGCAGAGCTGGGAGACCGCTCCGGACGGGCTGCGCTGGACCTTCCACCTGCGCGACGGCCTGACCTTCCACGACGACCAGCCGGTGCGGGCGCAGGACTGCATCGCCTCGATCAAGCGCTGGTCGGCGCGCGATGCCTTCGGGCAGACCTTCGCCACCTTCGTCGAGGGCTATGACGTCGTCGACCCCCGCACGTTCGCGGTGCGGCTGAAGAAGCCCTTCCCGATGCTGCCGGCCGCGCTCGGCAAGCTCTCCTCCAACGTGCCCTTCGTCATGCCGGAGCGGGTCGCCTCCGGCGATCCGTCGAAGCCGCTGACCGAGGCGATCGGTTCCGGCCCCTGGCGCTTCCAGGAAAAGCAGTGGATTCCCGGCCAGAACGCGATCTACGAGCGCTTCGCCAAGTACAAGCCGCGCGAGGAGGCCCCCTCCTGGGCCGCGGGCGGCAAGGTCGCCAAGATCGACCGGATCGAGTGGCTCGCCCTGACCGAGGCTTCAGCCGCCGTCGGCGCGCTCATGCAGGGCGAGGTCGACTGGTACGAGCAGCCGCCGGTCGATCTTCTGCCGGTGCTCAAGGGGAACAGCGAGATCACGATCACCAACGTGCCGCTCGGGCTGATCCTGCTGATGCGCTTCAACCACCTGCAGCCGCCCTTCAACAATCCGGGCGTCCGGCGCGCGGTGATGATGGCGCTCAACCAGGCCGACTACATGGAGGCGGTCGTCGGCGACAAGGCCTATTACCAGGACTGCAAGACCTTCTTCACGCCGGGCTCGCCGATGTCGACCGGAGCAGGGGGCGCCGAGGCGCTCGGCAACAATCTCGAGCGCGGCAAGGCGATGCTGCAGGAGGCTGGCTACAAGAACGAGAAGGTCGTGCTGCTCGCGCCGGCCGACCAGCCGATCGCCTACAACCAGTGCCTCGTCACCGAGCAGCTGCTGAAGAAGCTCGGGATGAACGTCGATCTTGTCGCGACCGACTGGGCGAGCTTCATCGGCCGCCGCTCCAATCGCGGCGGGCCGGAGCAGGGCGGCTGGTCGGTGTTCCACACGCTCTGGTCCGGCGCCGACGTGCTCAACCCGGCGCTGCATCCGCTGGTGCGCGCCAATGGTGCGGCCGCCTGGTTCGGCTGGCCGGATGATCCGACGCTGGAAGGCTTGCGCGACCAGTGGATCGCGACGCCCGACGCCGGCAAGCAGAAGGAGCTGGCCGCAGCGATCGAGAAGCGCGCCTTCGAGACCGTGCCTTATGCCCCCGCCGGGTTGGTGCAGCAGCCGATGGCCTATCGCAAGAGCCTCACCGGCATGGTGCTCTCGCCGGTCCAGTTCTTCTGGAACATGGAAAAGAAGGCCTGAGCATCGCTCCCGGCGCCGGCGCATGGTCCGCCATGCGCCGGCTTCGCACGCCTGGCGCTTGCGTCGTCACGGTTCCAACCGTAAGCACCGCCGCAAGACCGGAAACCGGTACGGTTCACGACCAAGCGCGAGGCAACGACCATGGCGACCCACAAGCTCCTGCTGCTCCCCGGCGACGGCATCGGCCCCGAGGTGATGGACCAGGTCGAGCAGATCGTGTCCTGGTTCGGCAAGCAGGGCCTCGCCTCGTTCGAGATCGAGAAGGGCCTGGTCGGCGGCGCGGCCTATGACGCGCACAAGGCGGCGATCTCCGAAGGCGACATGAAGCTCGCCCAGGACGCCGACGCCGTGCTGTTCGGCGCGGTCGGCGGCCCGAAATGGGCGGATGTGCCCTATCAGCATCGCCCGGAAGCCGGCCTGCTGCGCCTGCGCAAGGAACTCGGCCTCTTCGCGAATCTGCGCCCGGCGATCTGCTACCCGGCGCTGGCTTCGGCCTCCTCGCTCAAGCCGGAGGTTGTCGAGGGGCTCGACATCCTGATCGTGCGCGAGCTTACCGGCGGCGTCTATTTCGGCGAGCCGAAGGAGATCGTCACGCTGGAGGACGGCTCCAAGCGCGGCGTCGACACCCAGCTCTACACCACGCCGGAAATCGAGCGCATCTGCCGCGTCGCCTTCGAGCTGGCGCGCACCCGCCGCAACAAGGTCTCCTCGGCCGAGAAGCACAACGTCATGAAGACCGGCGTGCTCTGGAAGCAGACGGTCACCGCGCTGCACGCTGCCGAGTACAAGGATGTCGAACTCGAGCATGTGCTTGCCGACAACTGCGCCATGCAGCTCGTGCGCTGGCCGAAGCAGTACGACGTCATCGTCTGCGACAACCTGTTCGGCGACATCCTCTCCGACGTCGCGGCGATGCTGACCGGCTCGCTCGGCATGCTGCCCTCCGCTTCGCTCGGCGCGGAAGATCCCGCGACCGGCAAACGCAAGGCGCTCTACGAGCCCGTCCATGGCTCGGCGCCGGACATCGCCGGCAAGGGCCTCGCCAACCCGATCGCGATGATCGGCTCCTTCGCCATGGCGCTGCGCTATTCCTTCGGCGCGGGCGAGGCGGCGGACCGCCTCGAAGGCGCGATCGCCGACGTGCTCGGCTCCGGCACCCGCACCAAGGACATCGCCGTGCCCGGCGCGAACGCGGTCTCGACCAGCGAGATGGGCGCCGCGATCATCAAGGCGCTCGAAGCGCGCGGCTGACGCCCTTCCTTCTCCCCTTGTGGGAGAAGGTGGCCCGAAGGGCCGGATGAGGGGTCGCGCAGGTCTTGCCGTTTGGGTGTTCGGCTCGCGATCAACGTTGCGCGACCCCTCACCCTAACCCTCTCCCGCAAGGGGAGAGGGGACAGGCCGAGCCGCCTCTCCCCCTCGTGAATTGCCGTGACTCCGCTTTCATGGCCTAACAGCGGCCATAGCATCGGACCGAAAAGTGGAATCCACTTTTCGGAAGAATCCGATGCGATAACAAATCGGTAGATCACCGTTGTCGCGTCCGAACGGACGCGCGGCGATCTAGCGAAAGCGGAGTATGTCCGTCATGCTGATCAAGCGCCGTGCCGGCTGGGAAATGCCGGAAGCCGAAGCCACGCCGGAGAGCGTGTTCCTCAACCGCCGCCAGTTGATGAGCGCGGGAGCGGGGTTGATCGCGGGGGCGGCATGGCCTGGCCTCGCGGCAGCGGAGGCGCCCGATCCGACGCTCGATCTCTACCCCGCCAAGCGCAACGAGGCCTACAAGCTCGACGTGCCGCTGACCAAGGCGGAGGACGCGGCGAACTACAACAACTTCTACGAGTTCGGCATGTCGAAGGACATCGTCGATGCCTCGCGCCGGCTCGCGACGCGGCCCTGGAGTGTTCAGGTCGATGGCCTGGTCGAGAAGCCCTTCGAGATCGACTTCGACGAGCTCGTGCGCAAGCTGCCGCTGGAAGAGCGGCTCTACCGATTCCGCTGCGTCGAGGCCTGGGCGATGGCGGTGCCCTGGACGGGCATCCCGCTCAAATCCTTCGTTGCATTCGCCAAACCGCTCTCGGGCGCGAAATACATTCGCTTCGAGACCTTCCTCAACCCGCGGGTCGCGCCCGGCCAGGGGCAGCGCTGGTATCCCTGGCCCTATACCGAGGGGCTGACGATCGCGGAGGCGACAAACGAATTGCCGCTTCTGGTGACCGGCATCTATGGCAAGCCCCTGCCGACGCAGCACGGTGCGCCGATCCGGCTGATCACGCCGTGGAAGTACGGCTTCAAGTCGGTGAAATCGATCCGCAAGATCAGCTTCGTCGCCGAGCGGCCGAAGACCTTCTGGGAGGGGCTCCAGGCCTCGGAGTACGGCTTCTGGGCCAATGTGAACCCGGCCGTGCCGCATCCGCGCTGGAGCCAGGCGAGCGAGCAGGTGCTGGGCTCGCGCGACCGGCGCCCGACGCTGATCTACAATGGCTATGGCGAGCAGGTCGCCGGACTCTACAAGGGGTTGGAGAACGAGCCCCTGTTCATGTGAGGGGAAGCAGGTTTCGGGTGCCCAAGCCTCGCCGGGCCATGGTAGCGTGCAGCCACCATGTAGTTGGAACGACATGAGTCGCCCATGGCCACCCAGCATTTCCATCTCTTCGACACCGCGATCGGCAGCTGCGCGCTGATCTGGGAGGGCGAGCGCTTCATCGGCGCGCAATTGCCCGAACGCGATGAGGATACGGCGCGCAGGCGACTGGCGCGGCGCTATCCGGAGGCTGACGAGGCCGAGGCGATCGGGTTCGTCGCCGAGGCCGTGGCCGGCATCCGGGCGCTGTTCGAGGGCGAGAAGCGCGATCTCGCCCATCTGCCGGTTGCGCTGGAGACTGTTTCCGACTTCAACCGCAAGGTCTATGAGGTCGCGCGCTCCATCCCGCCGGGGGAGACGCTCACCTATGGCGAAGTGGCGCAGCGCATCGGCGAGCCCGGCGCGGCGCGGGCGGTCGGCGTCGCGCTCGGCCAGAACCCCTGGCCGATCATCGTGCCCTGCCACCGCGTGCTGGCGGCCGGCGGCAAGACGGGCGGCTTCTCGGCCGATGGCGGCGTCGAGACCAAGCTCAGGATCCTGACGATCGAGAAAGCGCGCACCAGTGCCGAGCCCAGCCTGTTCGGGGCGCTGCCGCTTGCGGCACGACCTGCCCGAAGCTGAGCCGCGCAATCACCTGTTTTTCTTGAAATCGCGCAATAGATCGCCGCACGTCCTATCGGACGCGATAACGGTGATCTATGCATTTGTTATCGCATCGGATTCTTCCGAAAAGTGGATTCCATTTTTCGGTCCGATGCTATAGCGCGCTTGCAGCGTGGTTGCTTGCGAGGCGCGCGCAGGGGCCGCTACTGTTTCGGCCTTTCCACGCTTCTTCGAGGGATATCATGGCCAAACTCAAGCTCGCCGTCATCGTGGGCAGCAACCGTCGCGACTCGATCAATCGCAAGCTGGCCCAGGCGCTGGTGAAGCTGGGAGCGAACGCTTTCGACGCGTCCTTCGTCCAGATCGACGACCTGCCGATGTTCAATCAGGATCTGGAGCCGAACCGGCCGGAGTCGACGCTGCGGCTGAAGCGCGAAATCGAGGCGGCCGACGCGATCCTGATCGTGACGCCGGAACACAACCGCTCGATCCCCGCCGTGCTCAAGAACGCCATCGACTGGGCCTCGCGGCCCCATGGCCAGAACTCCTGGGCGAACAAGACCGTGGCTGTGACGGGCACCAGCGGCGGCGCGGTCGGCACGGCGGTCTCGCAGCAGCAACTGCGCATGATCCTAAGCAATATCGCCGGCGTCGTGGTCGGCGGGCAGGTCTTCATCACCTTCAAGGATGATCTGGTCGACGCCGAGCATAACATCACTGTCGAGCGGACGCGGGCCTTCCTGCAGGGCTTCCTCGACAATTTCGCGAAGATCGCCGGCAAGCTCGCGGCCTGACGGGCCAGCGCGTCCCACAGCCATGCATTTTCGGGCGTCGCCTTGCCGGGCGGCGCCTTTTTTATGGCCGGCGTCGGGGCAAAAAAAAAGGGCCGGCGTCCCCGAGGGGAGCCGGCCTTGAAAGTTTGAAACATCTGGCGAAACCGCCAAACATCTCAGAGGGGAACGGCTGAAACGAACTCAACGCCGGGAGGAGATTGCGGAGCCCGTTCCGAACAACCGTGAGCACAATATTGAGCATGGCCTGCCGTTTTGCAATGCAGCATAGTTTGGGGCCGCCATGCGTAGATTGCATGCGATAGTGGCAAATGGTACGAATTTGAGCTTAAATGATTGAGAAATATGCATTCATTGCAAGGTCAAGCTTAGCTGGCGAGGCTGTTTCGTCCGGTTTCGCCGGGTGTTTGCGCCCCCTCTGAGTCTGAGGGACGCTTCGGTGTGCGGATTTGCGCATGGATTGCGCATCGCTGGTCACAATGTTGCCAGAATTGAAAACGGGCGCCATGGGCGCCCGATTCAAAGCCGTATCGCGTGCACTCGATCGCCGCGCGTCCTATCGGACGCGATAACGGCGATCTATGCTTTTGTTATCGCATCGAATTGTTCCGAAAAGTGGATTCCACTTTTCGGTCCGATGCTAGGGTTCGGCGTCAGTAGGTCCAGCGCTGGGCCTTCTGGATCAGGAAGTCGCGGAAGACCTGGACGCGGGCGACCGACTTCATCTCTTCCGGATAGACCAGATAGCTTTCAAGCTGCGGCATCTCGGTCTCGCGCATCAGCTGCACGAGCGGGGAGCCGGTCTCGATCAGATAATCCGGCAACACGGCGATGCCTGCGCCCGAATCGACTGCGCGCTTCATGGCGGTGATGTTGTTCACCGTCAGGTGGATCGGCCGCGGGTTGCGCTGGTCTCGCCCCATCGTGCCGAGCCAGTGCACTGCCGTCAGATAGGAGGGCGAGGTGCCGCCGAAGGAGAGGATGCGATGGTTGTCCAGATCGTCATAGGTCTTCGGCTCGCCGAAGCGCTTCACATAGGCCGGCGAAGCGTAGACGTGGAAGTGCACCGTGAAGAGCTTGCGCTGGATAAGGTCCGGCTGCTGCGGCTGGCGCAGGCGGATCGCGATGTCGGCCTCGCGCATCGACAGGTCGAGCTCCTCATCCGTGAGGATGAGCTCGACCCGGATGTCCGGGTAAAGATCCATGAACTCGGCGAGGCGCGGAGTCAGCCAGTGGCCGCCGAGACCGCGCGTCGCGGTGACCTTGAGCTCGCCGGACGGATGCTCGCGCGTCTCCGAAAGCTGCGAGCGGGTCCGCTCCAGGCGCTGCGTCATCTCGCGCGCGGCGCGCCAGAGCAACTCGCCCTGCTCGGTGAGGATCAGACCCCGCGTATGCCGATGGAACAGCGGTGCGCGCAGCTCCCGCTCGAGCGCCCCGATCTGCCGGCTGACGGCCGATTGACTTAAGCCGAGAACATCGCCAGCCTTGGTAAAACTGCCTGACTCCGCGACCGTATAAAATATTCTAATGCGGTCCCAATCCACCGCGCTTCCCCCGCTATGCGTTTTATGCATGATGGGGGATAAAGAGTTCGTGCGTCAATGTCCGTGTGACAAATGTCGCCCATTATCCGTACTTAATCTGGTTACAAATCCCATCAGCTTCGGTGATGAGTGCGGAAAAGGCGGCTATTCAGCCGCTTCCCGCTGGTCGAGTTCGCTGGCGGCGAGCCAGCGCTCTGCGTCGAGGGCGGCCATGCAGCCCAGGCCGGCCGCCGTGACGGCCTGGCGATAGTGCTCGTCGGTGACGTCGCCGGCCGCGAAGACGCCCGGGACGTTCGTGCGAGTCGTGCCGGGCTCGACATCGATGTAGCCGGATTCACGCATGGTGAGCTGGTCGGCGAAGAGCTCGGTCGCCGGCTTGTGGCCGATCGCGATGAAGACGCCGTCGGCCTTCAGCTCGCTCACCGCGCCGGTCTTGGTGTTGGTCAGGCGCAGATGCGTGACATTCGGCGGCTGCGTGCCGCCGCAGATCTCGGCGATGGCGCTGTCCCAGATCACCTCGATCTTCGGATGCTTGAACAGGCGCTCCTGCGTCACGCGCTCGGCGCGCAGATGATCGCGGCGATGGACCAGCGTGACCTTGCTCGCGAGATTGGCGAGGTAGAGCGCCTCCTCGACCGCCGTGTTGCCGCCGCCGACGACCACGACCTCCTTGTTCCGGAAGAAGAAGCCGTCGCAGGTGGCGCAGGCCGAGACGCCGAAGCCCTGGAAGGTCTGCTCGGAGGGAAGGCCAAGCCACTTTGCCTGAGCGCCGGTCGCGATGATCAGCGCGTCGCAGGAATAGGTCTCGCCGCCATCGCCCCACAAACGAAAGGGGCGCTGCGAGAGGTCGACGCGGGCGATGTGGTCGGAGACCATCTTCGTGCCCATGTGCTCGGCCTGAGCACGCATCTGCTCCATCAGCCAGGGGCCCTGGATCACGTCGGCGAAGCCGGGGTAGTTCTCGACATCGGTGGTGATCATCAGCTGGCCACCGGCCTGCAGGCCGGAGATCAGCACCGGCTCCAGCATGGCGCGGGCAGCGTAGATCGCCGCAGTGTAGCCGGCCGGGCCGGAGCCGATGATCATGACGCGGGCGTGGGTGTGGGCCATCGTCTCCATTCCTCTCCTGCGGGCGAGAGCCGCAGCTTCGATCCGTCACATACGGCGGCGCGGCGCCGAAACAAGAGCCATCGGGCTCAAGCAGCGCCCAGCCGCAAAGCGGCCCGGTGGCGCTGCCAGCCCTGCCGTATCGCATCGGCGATGACGGGCGTGGAGTCTATCGGCTGGTAGCCTTCACCTTCAAGGCGTCCACAGAAGCGATGCACAACGCCTTGGCGCTCCAGGGCCTGGATCAGCGCCGCGATCTTGGGATGGCCCCCTTGCGGCTCGAACACCAGGATCGGTGCGCCCGTCGCGGTGGCCTCGCCGATCATGTTGGTGGAATCGGCGGTCGCGACGATGGCGTCGGCATTGGCGAGCAGAGCGAGATAGGGATTCTCGCCCGAGCCGTCCCACCACCAGCCACGGTTCCGGGCGAAGACGGCTGCGACGGCGGCGGCCAATGCGGGGGAGGTGCGCCGGGAGGGCGAACCGATCAGGGACGCGCCTGACTGTGCCAGATCGTCGAGTTGCCCGGCGAAGCGCTCGATGTCAGCCGGCGTGAAACGGTGGTGGCGGCTGTCTCCACCGACCAGCACCGCGACGCGCGGACGTGGCAGGCCGGCGAGGGCTGCGGGTGGCGCAGCGCGCGCGGCGGCGAGCT
It includes:
- a CDS encoding lytic murein transglycosylase; this encodes MRVYQLALPLVLFASAASAQGSFQSCLAGLRSEAAAKGVSGATFDRAMAGVEPDMKVIEAMNNQPEFKTPIWDYLGTLVDEEKVAEGRSMMRQHASTLAAAEQRFGVDRHTIAAVWGVESDFGKARGKMPLVQALSTGACLAPRRNAFFKGELIATLQIIQRGDVRPERLFGSWAGAFGHTQFIPSTYLRLAVDGDGDGRRDLVDSIPDALHSTANFMAKAGWVTGATWGYEVRVPNGYSGPTGRNPKQPVSTWAARGIVKYDGSPLNGTGNAGLLMPAGSNGPAFLVFKNYDAAYSYNGADSYALAISLLSDRLRGRPGVQGEWPTDDLPLSREQRRELQRLLIARGYNVGEPDGAVGSLTRTAIKEIEAKLGMPQTGRPGEKVLRALKNGRV
- the leuB gene encoding 3-isopropylmalate dehydrogenase gives rise to the protein MATHKLLLLPGDGIGPEVMDQVEQIVSWFGKQGLASFEIEKGLVGGAAYDAHKAAISEGDMKLAQDADAVLFGAVGGPKWADVPYQHRPEAGLLRLRKELGLFANLRPAICYPALASASSLKPEVVEGLDILIVRELTGGVYFGEPKEIVTLEDGSKRGVDTQLYTTPEIERICRVAFELARTRRNKVSSAEKHNVMKTGVLWKQTVTALHAAEYKDVELEHVLADNCAMQLVRWPKQYDVIVCDNLFGDILSDVAAMLTGSLGMLPSASLGAEDPATGKRKALYEPVHGSAPDIAGKGLANPIAMIGSFAMALRYSFGAGEAADRLEGAIADVLGSGTRTKDIAVPGANAVSTSEMGAAIIKALEARG
- a CDS encoding SemiSWEET transporter; translation: MSPAAIELLGFAAATLTSLCWLPQAWRTIRTRDTRAISLWTQGLFAAGTALWLSYGIQILSWPVITANALTLLLVLIILTMKLRFG
- a CDS encoding RidA family protein, translating into MTRRLISTGSPFERSFGYSRAVIDGDLVFVSGTTGYDYATMTLPEDAAEQARNIFRTISSVLEEAGSSLSQALRAQYFVTDRSYCEPVLAVCGEFFREIRPAAGIYVVAGLLKPEMKVEIEVTARLKPV
- a CDS encoding ABC transporter substrate-binding protein, with translation MPIDRRKLLKGTAALASSAFMAPKSFAQARAGMLRFIPSTPLPSLDPIVATSYVIRNHGYLIYDTLFATDAQFGIQPQMVQSWETAPDGLRWTFHLRDGLTFHDDQPVRAQDCIASIKRWSARDAFGQTFATFVEGYDVVDPRTFAVRLKKPFPMLPAALGKLSSNVPFVMPERVASGDPSKPLTEAIGSGPWRFQEKQWIPGQNAIYERFAKYKPREEAPSWAAGGKVAKIDRIEWLALTEASAAVGALMQGEVDWYEQPPVDLLPVLKGNSEITITNVPLGLILLMRFNHLQPPFNNPGVRRAVMMALNQADYMEAVVGDKAYYQDCKTFFTPGSPMSTGAGGAEALGNNLERGKAMLQEAGYKNEKVVLLAPADQPIAYNQCLVTEQLLKKLGMNVDLVATDWASFIGRRSNRGGPEQGGWSVFHTLWSGADVLNPALHPLVRANGAAAWFGWPDDPTLEGLRDQWIATPDAGKQKELAAAIEKRAFETVPYAPAGLVQQPMAYRKSLTGMVLSPVQFFWNMEKKA
- a CDS encoding DMT family protein; its protein translation is MPSLSLAHILPIVMLFGSNIFMTFAWYGHLSYKSTAIWLAILASWMIALPEYMLAVPGNRIGSAVYSAAELKTLQEVVTLTVFAGFSVFWLKESLSWNHAIGFALIAAGAFFIFHAKG
- a CDS encoding PQQ-dependent sugar dehydrogenase; the protein is MRLVSVGQVFAAGMLAALIADTAAAQQRFPSSAGELAVETVASGLEHPWGLAFLPDGRKLVTERPGRLRIVDAEGKLSRPITGVPSVVARGQGGLLGLALDPAFAQNRLVYFSFVEPRSGGSGTSVGRGRLNEQGTALTQVEVIFRQMPSINSNMHFGSRLVFDRTGALFVTVGDRYSQRNQAQNPANHLGKVIRIRPDGGAPADNPKKQGWAPEIWSIGHRNVQGAALHPETGRLWTAEHGARGGDEINTPKAGLNYGWPVITYGVDYSGAKIGEGTAKPGMEQPLFYWDPSIAPSGAAFYTGPVWPAWKNSLFVGALAGQMLVRLSTQGETVTGEERLLTTIGERIRDVVQGPDGFLYLLTDDDNGKILRVRPAK